A region of uncultured Desulfobacter sp. DNA encodes the following proteins:
- the fusA gene encoding elongation factor G: MSEDIKSMRNVAFAGHGGAGKTTLAEAMLFKAGVTNRLGKVEDGNTVMDFQPEEIKKQQSISTSFIKYTHQKHVVTLMDTPGDQNFFSASKTCFPVADSMAFVIDGVGGPSAMTEEAAASALEYNLPGLVIINKLDRERSDFATAVAACETSLKKKIIPVCYPIGTEDGFKGLVNIVSGTAFEYDADGKAKRIDIPADMADEIAAAKEEFVENIAELDDALLEKYLEGEEVTEDEIKSAFRTGVLDARFYPAICISATKMIGIDVVFEFINDYMPSPLDRGPWIAKDSDGNDVEVAPDPDAEFTGFVFATIVDPYAGRLSLFRVISGKLGKEGNIINVTKDTKERFSQLLEIAGKEQKQIDSALPGSIVAVAKLKSTLTGDTLTGGKAIQIPAPAPLPPCISFAISPKAKSDEDKIHEAVRKILEEDTGLTLRREEETRQTILSGRGLVHIEITADKIQRKFNVGMDISTPKVAYRETFKKKVRVQGKHKKQSGGHGQYGDCWIELEPLPKGSGYEFVDKIVGGVIPKNYIPAVEAGIRDAMQKGILAGFPCVDFRTTLDFGSYHAVDSSEMAFKTAGSLAFKNAAAQAGAALLEPIMKVSVKAPEDATGDIMGDLNSRRGRVLGMDSDGDKQIINALVPMSEMLRYAPDLSSMTGGRGTFSMEFEIYDEVPPDLAKKIIDQVNAEKEG, from the coding sequence ATGAGCGAAGACATCAAATCCATGAGGAATGTGGCTTTTGCGGGCCATGGAGGTGCAGGCAAGACTACTCTTGCTGAGGCTATGCTGTTCAAAGCCGGGGTGACAAATCGCCTTGGAAAGGTTGAAGATGGAAATACGGTAATGGATTTCCAGCCCGAAGAGATTAAAAAACAGCAAAGTATTAGCACATCATTTATTAAGTATACGCATCAAAAGCATGTCGTAACACTAATGGACACCCCCGGGGACCAGAATTTTTTCTCTGCTTCCAAAACATGTTTTCCTGTAGCCGACAGCATGGCTTTTGTCATTGACGGTGTTGGCGGACCTTCCGCCATGACCGAGGAAGCGGCAGCCTCTGCCCTTGAATATAATCTGCCCGGTTTAGTCATTATCAACAAGCTTGACCGTGAACGATCTGATTTTGCCACTGCGGTTGCCGCATGTGAGACTTCCCTGAAAAAGAAAATCATTCCCGTATGCTATCCCATCGGCACAGAAGACGGGTTTAAAGGTCTTGTGAATATCGTTTCCGGTACAGCTTTTGAATATGATGCCGACGGAAAGGCCAAAAGAATTGATATCCCGGCAGATATGGCTGATGAAATAGCCGCTGCCAAGGAAGAATTCGTTGAAAATATCGCAGAACTTGATGATGCTCTGCTTGAAAAATATCTGGAAGGTGAAGAAGTAACCGAAGACGAGATTAAAAGCGCTTTCAGAACAGGCGTTCTTGATGCCCGTTTCTATCCGGCCATCTGTATATCTGCCACAAAAATGATCGGTATTGATGTGGTATTTGAATTTATCAATGATTATATGCCGTCTCCCCTTGATCGTGGCCCATGGATTGCCAAGGATTCCGATGGAAACGATGTGGAAGTGGCCCCCGATCCTGATGCCGAGTTCACAGGTTTTGTATTTGCCACCATTGTTGACCCGTATGCGGGACGGCTCTCCCTGTTCCGGGTCATTTCCGGAAAACTTGGCAAGGAAGGCAATATCATCAATGTGACCAAGGACACCAAAGAGCGTTTTTCCCAGCTTCTTGAAATTGCCGGCAAAGAACAAAAACAGATTGACAGTGCGCTGCCAGGTTCCATTGTGGCCGTGGCAAAACTGAAAAGCACCCTGACCGGGGACACCTTGACCGGTGGAAAAGCCATCCAGATACCGGCACCGGCGCCATTGCCTCCGTGCATCTCCTTTGCAATTTCACCCAAAGCCAAAAGCGACGAAGATAAGATCCATGAAGCTGTGCGCAAGATCCTTGAAGAGGATACCGGGCTTACCCTGCGTCGTGAGGAAGAAACCCGCCAGACCATTCTCTCCGGTCGCGGACTTGTACATATTGAAATCACAGCGGATAAAATTCAGCGCAAATTCAACGTGGGAATGGACATTTCCACACCCAAGGTGGCCTATCGCGAAACATTTAAGAAAAAAGTCCGGGTCCAGGGCAAACATAAAAAACAGTCCGGCGGCCATGGCCAGTACGGTGACTGCTGGATTGAGCTTGAGCCCCTGCCCAAAGGTTCCGGGTATGAGTTTGTGGATAAGATCGTGGGCGGCGTAATTCCCAAAAACTATATTCCTGCGGTTGAGGCTGGTATCCGGGACGCCATGCAGAAAGGTATTCTGGCCGGGTTCCCGTGTGTGGATTTCCGCACCACCCTGGATTTTGGTTCCTACCATGCCGTTGACTCTTCGGAAATGGCATTTAAAACCGCCGGTTCTCTGGCGTTTAAAAATGCTGCAGCCCAGGCCGGTGCCGCTTTACTTGAACCGATCATGAAGGTTTCGGTCAAGGCACCCGAGGATGCCACAGGCGATATTATGGGTGATCTGAACTCCAGACGTGGCCGGGTTCTTGGTATGGATTCCGATGGTGACAAACAGATAATCAACGCCCTGGTTCCCATGTCCGAGATGCTTCGTTATGCACCGGATTTAAGCTCCATGACAGGTGGACGCGGTACATTTTCCATGGAATTTGAGATCTATGATGAAGTTCCGCCGGATCTGGCCAAGAAGATTATCGATCAGGTCAATGCCGAAAAAGAAGGGTAA
- a CDS encoding TlyA family RNA methyltransferase, with product MKNKTSRKRLDQALVDQGLVRSRDRAKALIMAGKVMVNGVRADKPGTQVNSSALLEVKAPDHPYVSRGGLKLEKALNSFPVSVQDAVCLDIGASTGGFTDCLIKFGAKKVYAVDVGYGQIDWSLRQDDRVVVIERTNIRHLDYDTIGHPMDTIVADTSFISLKTVIPSAEKFMRDGTDILALIKPQFEAGKENVGKGGIVKDPEIRDMVKQDITLFFQDRGYSVNGIVTSPVLGAKGNEEYVIWLVYQKK from the coding sequence GTGAAAAATAAAACGTCCAGAAAACGTCTGGACCAGGCCCTGGTTGATCAGGGCCTGGTTCGCTCAAGGGATCGGGCCAAGGCCCTGATTATGGCCGGAAAGGTCATGGTCAACGGTGTCAGGGCGGACAAACCCGGCACCCAGGTGAATTCTTCGGCCTTGCTTGAGGTTAAAGCCCCTGATCATCCCTATGTCAGCCGGGGCGGTCTCAAACTTGAAAAAGCACTCAACAGTTTCCCTGTATCTGTCCAGGATGCTGTATGCCTGGATATTGGTGCCTCCACAGGCGGATTTACCGACTGTCTGATCAAATTCGGAGCTAAAAAAGTGTATGCAGTTGATGTGGGCTACGGGCAGATTGACTGGTCCCTTCGCCAGGATGACCGGGTGGTGGTGATCGAGCGAACCAATATCCGCCACCTTGACTATGACACCATTGGCCACCCCATGGATACGATTGTGGCGGACACATCTTTTATCTCTCTGAAAACCGTTATCCCGTCCGCAGAAAAGTTCATGCGGGACGGCACGGATATTCTGGCCCTTATCAAACCGCAGTTTGAAGCCGGCAAGGAAAATGTAGGCAAAGGCGGCATCGTGAAAGACCCTGAAATCAGAGATATGGTCAAGCAGGACATTACACTTTTTTTCCAGGACAGGGGGTACAGTGTGAACGGAATCGTAACCTCTCCGGTGCTGGGCGCCAAGGGTAATGAGGAGTACGTAATTTGGTTAGTTTATCAAAAAAAATAA
- a CDS encoding transferase: MDNVKLLLDRITNRVNANLKEFQFDTHTFVDNTIEFDKLTKFYCFYGITSRHPIYFNFTNSCMAGSYFLGKANVRQSCIYKSDVRGDELKRKGDILDKNNPLPLVDDEVFVITGSLLYKTLVHSNSHNPETPEEFTIRNTISAHYANIHGSTLEGCFLGPFATVDLMNLHSCVLGAFSYVQADEFFHRKIEPGVVWIETKSFKFKFKHEQDVLDKYIGVNEKYQPRGLIYEFVDEKETEYERLFEVVDLKPIKAPASSAVNRYAVIKPKTEIGANVLISQRAYVENSKMGDGSNAQENTFIINSHLEGMCITAHGGKIINAFIGLKTFVGFNSFLFGKEHAKLTIGQGCIVMPHTIIDIKEPLNIPKHLLVWGYITCTSDLAKNSIPIDELRGFRGAETIGDMTFTGSGEEFVNVFNHRIERILEANGAYCNGNGEMCGHAQDDQQISFNTLQPYRSGGNSGIYPTIRILP, encoded by the coding sequence ATGGACAATGTAAAGCTTTTGCTTGATAGAATTACAAACCGGGTCAACGCAAACCTAAAGGAGTTTCAGTTTGATACCCACACCTTCGTTGATAATACCATTGAATTTGACAAACTGACCAAATTTTATTGTTTTTACGGTATTACCAGCCGTCACCCCATTTATTTTAATTTTACCAATTCATGTATGGCCGGATCCTATTTTCTGGGCAAAGCCAATGTCAGGCAGTCATGTATTTATAAAAGCGATGTCAGGGGGGACGAACTCAAGCGCAAAGGCGATATCCTTGATAAGAACAACCCCTTACCCCTTGTGGATGATGAAGTTTTTGTGATAACAGGCAGCCTGCTATACAAGACCCTGGTGCACAGTAATTCCCATAATCCTGAAACCCCTGAAGAGTTCACAATCAGAAACACCATCTCCGCCCATTATGCAAATATTCACGGCTCCACCCTGGAAGGATGCTTTCTTGGGCCCTTTGCCACTGTGGATTTAATGAACCTTCACTCTTGCGTGTTAGGAGCATTCTCCTATGTCCAGGCCGATGAGTTTTTCCATCGCAAGATTGAGCCGGGTGTTGTGTGGATTGAGACGAAATCTTTTAAATTCAAATTTAAACATGAACAAGATGTGTTAGATAAATATATTGGTGTCAATGAAAAATATCAGCCCCGGGGATTGATCTACGAGTTTGTGGATGAAAAAGAGACTGAGTATGAAAGGCTCTTTGAGGTGGTTGATCTCAAGCCCATCAAGGCACCGGCGAGCTCGGCCGTCAACCGTTATGCCGTGATCAAACCCAAGACTGAAATCGGGGCAAATGTGCTGATTTCCCAGCGTGCCTATGTGGAGAACAGCAAAATGGGAGATGGATCTAATGCCCAGGAAAATACATTCATCATCAATTCCCACCTTGAAGGCATGTGCATTACGGCCCATGGCGGAAAAATCATCAACGCGTTTATCGGGTTGAAAACCTTTGTGGGATTCAACAGCTTTCTTTTCGGAAAAGAGCATGCAAAACTTACCATTGGTCAAGGCTGCATTGTTATGCCCCATACCATCATTGACATAAAGGAACCATTAAATATTCCCAAGCATCTTCTTGTCTGGGGATATATCACATGCACCAGCGACCTTGCAAAAAACTCCATCCCCATAGATGAATTAAGGGGATTCAGGGGTGCCGAAACCATTGGAGACATGACCTTCACAGGCTCGGGAGAAGAGTTTGTGAATGTCTTTAACCACCGCATTGAGCGTATTCTTGAAGCCAACGGGGCCTATTGCAATGGTAATGGAGAGATGTGCGGGCATGCCCAGGATGATCAGCAAATTTCATTCAATACTTTGCAGCCGTATCGATCTGGCGGAAATTCAGGCATATATCCGACCATTCGCATTCTGCCCTAA
- a CDS encoding SLC13 family permease, producing the protein MTTEIADAPKPKLDLKRTLFMLIGLTLFAVVNFSPAWPDAVDPAGKHFILSAQGKGALAIFLLAGTWWVFEVLPIGVTSLALGALQVLFMVRPAKVALKDFMDPSVLFIFGSLVIGMVFTKTGLTKRLAYKMLAIVGEKTSMIYLGCFVVTTALTHIMAHTAVAATMFPLLMTIYGMYTDETGPTKFGKGLFIGMAFVAGAGSIITLLGAARGAVAIGFFKDIVGKEISFFELTYYMAPVGWAMTFLLWGFFMIVCKPEKKTIPGLREKAKMLGKAMGGITKQEILAATIIFIAIAIMSVKQFIPAISKLDKNAIMMVATVLFFIFNILDIKDLEAIPWNIILLFGGAMSIGFCLWETGAAEWLAINWLTLFQKANYFVFILSIAFFVMIMTNFIMNVAAIAISLPVALVIAPYLHVAPEIILFASLVTAGMPFLLLVGAAPNAIAYDSKQFTPGEFFMYGIPASVMLMIVIALSVFLWKLMGMPITTL; encoded by the coding sequence ATGACCACTGAAATTGCAGATGCACCAAAACCAAAACTCGACTTGAAAAGAACACTGTTCATGCTCATCGGCCTGACCCTGTTTGCTGTTGTCAATTTTTCTCCGGCCTGGCCCGACGCGGTGGATCCTGCCGGAAAACATTTTATACTGAGCGCCCAGGGCAAAGGCGCGCTTGCCATATTCCTTCTGGCCGGCACCTGGTGGGTATTTGAAGTTTTACCCATTGGTGTGACCAGTCTGGCTTTAGGTGCCCTCCAGGTACTCTTTATGGTCCGTCCAGCCAAGGTAGCCCTTAAGGATTTCATGGACCCGTCTGTTCTGTTTATTTTCGGCTCCCTGGTCATCGGCATGGTGTTCACCAAAACGGGTCTGACCAAACGTCTGGCGTACAAGATGCTGGCCATTGTGGGAGAAAAAACCAGCATGATATATCTGGGTTGTTTTGTGGTCACCACCGCATTGACCCATATTATGGCCCATACTGCCGTGGCAGCCACCATGTTTCCGCTTTTAATGACCATTTACGGGATGTATACCGATGAGACCGGACCTACCAAATTCGGCAAAGGTCTGTTCATCGGTATGGCATTTGTGGCTGGCGCAGGCTCCATTATCACACTTCTGGGTGCTGCCCGGGGTGCCGTGGCCATTGGATTCTTCAAGGACATTGTTGGTAAGGAGATCTCATTTTTCGAGCTGACCTACTATATGGCACCCGTGGGCTGGGCTATGACCTTTCTTCTCTGGGGCTTTTTCATGATTGTATGCAAGCCTGAGAAAAAAACCATTCCGGGCCTCAGAGAAAAGGCAAAAATGCTGGGAAAAGCCATGGGGGGCATCACAAAACAGGAGATTTTGGCAGCAACCATCATTTTTATCGCCATCGCCATTATGTCCGTAAAACAATTCATTCCTGCCATATCCAAACTTGACAAAAACGCGATCATGATGGTGGCAACGGTTCTATTCTTTATCTTCAACATCCTTGACATTAAAGACCTTGAAGCGATTCCCTGGAATATCATCCTTCTGTTCGGCGGTGCCATGAGTATCGGTTTCTGTCTGTGGGAAACCGGCGCGGCAGAATGGCTTGCCATCAACTGGTTGACCCTGTTCCAGAAAGCCAACTACTTTGTGTTTATCCTCAGCATCGCCTTTTTCGTCATGATCATGACCAACTTCATTATGAACGTGGCAGCCATTGCCATATCCCTGCCCGTGGCGCTGGTTATTGCCCCCTATCTGCATGTGGCACCTGAAATTATCCTGTTTGCCTCCCTTGTCACGGCCGGCATGCCCTTCCTTTTACTGGTGGGCGCAGCTCCCAACGCCATTGCCTACGACTCCAAACAGTTTACCCCGGGTGAATTTTTCATGTACGGCATTCCGGCATCTGTCATGTTGATGATAGTTATCGCATTGTCCGTATTCCTGTGGAAACTTATGGGGATGCCCATCACAACTTTGTAA
- the xseB gene encoding exodeoxyribonuclease VII small subunit: protein MAKKTFETALKQLENIVREMESGDLTLEQAVKKYEDGIANTRFCLEILDKTEQKITRLTMDDNGNPNVSDFKEE, encoded by the coding sequence ATGGCAAAGAAAACCTTTGAAACCGCACTAAAACAGCTTGAAAACATAGTCAGAGAAATGGAATCCGGTGACTTGACTTTGGAACAGGCAGTCAAAAAATATGAAGACGGGATTGCCAACACCCGTTTCTGCCTTGAAATTTTAGATAAAACCGAACAGAAAATCACCCGGTTGACCATGGACGATAACGGCAATCCCAACGTATCAGATTTTAAGGAAGAGTAA
- the dxs gene encoding 1-deoxy-D-xylulose-5-phosphate synthase, translating into MKYLDQINCPDDLKLIPREELGAVAREIRGRIIDVVSQNGGHLASSLGVVELTIALHYVFDVPKDTLIWDVGHQAYAHKLLTGRNPNFDTLRKYKGISGFVKIQESPYDAFTVGHASTSISAGLGISYAKALKKDKSNVVSIIGDGSLTAGLAYEGLNQAGDLQQKYIVILNDNDMSISANVGALSSYLSRTFSHKTLQNMRNQFGQFLKSVPKIGDDMYGWAKRWEESFKTFVTPGMLFEAFNFDYFGPIDGHNLDHLIDILSNIKDPDSPVLLHVTTKKGKGYGPAEKNPVYFHGVGAFAVDTGKCPASMSGRPPSYTSVFGKCMIELAKQNKCIVAVTAAMPEGTGLKHFAQQFADRFVDVGIAEQHAVTFAAGLAAKGAKPVVAIYSSFLQRAYDQILHDVCIDSHPVIFAIDRGGIVGEDGPTHHGLFDFSYLRSMPNMTIMAPMDENELVRMMNTAVAHQGPIALRYPRGAGEGVDVDYNAKALEVGKGKVLRDGNDLLIIGIGRCVNDAMDAAELLSAQGIESTVVNARFVKPLDADLILELAGKIKNVVTIEEHVMAGGFGSAILELISDSGLSGCHVKRVGIDDVFVEHGSQKELRKDYGIDVQAVVTAGFKLCREK; encoded by the coding sequence TTGAAATATCTTGACCAAATAAACTGTCCTGATGATCTAAAACTGATTCCACGGGAAGAACTCGGCGCTGTTGCCAGGGAGATCCGGGGCCGGATTATTGATGTGGTATCACAAAACGGCGGGCATCTGGCATCCAGCTTAGGTGTCGTAGAGCTGACCATAGCTTTGCACTATGTATTTGATGTGCCCAAAGATACCCTGATCTGGGATGTGGGGCACCAGGCCTATGCGCACAAGCTTTTAACCGGGCGCAACCCCAACTTCGACACCCTGCGCAAATATAAGGGAATTTCAGGGTTTGTTAAAATCCAGGAAAGTCCCTATGACGCCTTTACGGTGGGCCATGCGTCCACATCAATTTCTGCCGGTCTTGGCATCAGCTATGCCAAGGCGCTCAAGAAGGATAAATCCAATGTGGTCTCAATCATCGGTGACGGGTCCCTGACCGCAGGACTTGCCTATGAGGGATTGAACCAGGCAGGCGATCTCCAGCAGAAATACATCGTTATATTAAATGATAACGACATGTCCATCTCCGCCAATGTGGGTGCCTTGTCGTCCTATCTTTCCCGGACTTTTTCGCACAAAACCCTGCAAAATATGCGAAATCAGTTTGGCCAGTTTTTAAAATCCGTGCCCAAAATCGGGGATGACATGTATGGATGGGCCAAAAGGTGGGAGGAGTCTTTCAAGACCTTTGTGACGCCTGGCATGCTGTTCGAAGCCTTTAATTTTGATTATTTCGGCCCCATTGACGGCCACAATCTGGATCATCTCATTGATATTTTATCCAATATTAAAGATCCGGATTCTCCCGTGCTGCTGCATGTGACCACGAAAAAGGGCAAAGGCTACGGGCCTGCTGAAAAAAACCCGGTCTATTTTCACGGCGTGGGCGCTTTTGCCGTGGATACCGGAAAATGCCCGGCTTCAATGAGTGGCAGACCCCCCTCATACACGTCGGTGTTCGGCAAATGTATGATTGAGCTTGCGAAACAAAACAAGTGCATTGTGGCGGTGACGGCTGCCATGCCCGAAGGCACGGGATTAAAGCATTTTGCCCAGCAATTCGCCGACAGGTTTGTTGATGTGGGCATTGCCGAGCAGCATGCGGTGACCTTTGCCGCAGGTCTTGCCGCCAAAGGGGCAAAGCCCGTGGTGGCCATCTACTCCTCTTTTTTGCAGCGCGCCTATGACCAGATTCTCCATGATGTCTGTATTGACAGCCATCCCGTAATTTTTGCCATAGACCGCGGCGGCATTGTTGGTGAAGACGGGCCCACCCACCATGGGTTGTTTGATTTTTCCTATCTTCGTTCCATGCCCAATATGACCATTATGGCACCCATGGATGAAAATGAACTGGTGCGGATGATGAATACAGCTGTTGCCCATCAGGGCCCCATTGCCCTGCGTTATCCCAGAGGAGCCGGTGAAGGCGTAGACGTCGATTACAATGCCAAAGCCCTTGAGGTAGGAAAAGGGAAGGTTCTTCGTGACGGCAATGACCTGTTAATCATCGGGATCGGCCGCTGCGTGAATGATGCCATGGATGCCGCAGAACTTTTATCCGCCCAGGGCATTGAAAGTACGGTGGTCAATGCCCGGTTTGTAAAGCCCCTGGATGCGGATCTGATCCTTGAGCTTGCCGGAAAAATCAAAAATGTGGTGACCATTGAAGAGCATGTGATGGCCGGTGGTTTTGGTTCAGCCATCCTTGAATTGATCAGTGACAGCGGGCTTTCAGGATGTCACGTGAAGCGGGTGGGCATTGATGATGTCTTTGTGGAACACGGCAGCCAGAAGGAGCTTCGGAAAGATTACGGAATTGACGTGCAAGCTGTTGTGACGGCCGGATTTAAGTTGTGCCGTGAAAAATAA
- a CDS encoding sigma 54-interacting transcriptional regulator, producing MQLFPEIHKLMRSPLDFTLILDEIPLGILVMDKDLNVVHLNRFFQALTGFSLDMARGIPCKNVLRSSACILNCPVLATHRKDRSISCTSDIINTDRQKLPVRITTAQIMDTRGELTGYIETVEDLRSSTSNDPERNVAYSFANIIGRSPKMEMIFQTLPMLAQSDASILITGETGTGKDIVAEAVHQTSQRAGGPFIKINCGALPETLLESEIFGHMKGAFTGAVENKPGRFKLAHNGTIFLTEIGDLPLPLQVKLLTFLDDRVIYPLGATKGFNANVRIIAATHRDLEHMVSIGKFRKDLLFRLNVARVHLPPLRERGADIRLLLDHFLNHYTKKQGKKINGFSEPALSVLLNYSYEGNIRELKNIMEYAVNVAQGTRIEADNLPAYIQDHEPHNVTLEMPHAEDSPEYPPISETRQTLQSGQTWTLVQRQMILDALKTARGKKNKAAQILGMSRSTLWRKIKELHIE from the coding sequence ATGCAATTATTTCCCGAAATTCATAAGTTAATGCGATCTCCCCTGGATTTTACCCTCATCCTGGATGAAATTCCCTTGGGTATTCTGGTGATGGATAAGGATTTGAACGTAGTTCATCTTAACCGGTTCTTCCAGGCCCTGACTGGTTTTTCCCTGGATATGGCCAGGGGCATTCCCTGTAAAAATGTTCTGCGCAGTTCCGCATGCATTTTAAACTGTCCTGTTCTTGCCACCCACCGTAAAGACCGGTCCATCTCCTGCACCAGCGATATTATTAATACAGACCGCCAGAAACTGCCCGTGCGCATTACCACTGCCCAGATCATGGATACCCGGGGAGAGCTTACGGGTTATATTGAAACTGTTGAGGATTTGAGAAGCAGTACCAGCAATGATCCCGAAAGAAACGTGGCCTACAGTTTTGCCAATATCATCGGTCGAAGCCCGAAAATGGAGATGATTTTTCAAACCCTTCCCATGCTTGCCCAAAGTGACGCCTCCATCCTGATCACCGGGGAAACAGGCACAGGTAAAGATATTGTGGCAGAAGCTGTACACCAGACCTCCCAACGTGCCGGCGGTCCGTTTATTAAAATAAACTGCGGAGCGCTGCCCGAGACTCTTTTGGAATCCGAAATTTTCGGTCATATGAAAGGGGCGTTTACCGGTGCTGTGGAAAACAAACCAGGGCGTTTTAAACTGGCGCACAACGGGACTATTTTTCTAACGGAAATTGGAGATCTTCCCCTGCCTTTACAGGTTAAACTGCTTACTTTTCTGGATGACCGGGTTATTTATCCTTTGGGTGCCACCAAAGGCTTCAACGCCAATGTAAGGATTATCGCCGCCACCCACCGTGATCTTGAGCATATGGTGTCCATTGGAAAATTCAGAAAAGACCTGCTGTTTCGCCTGAATGTGGCCAGGGTTCACCTGCCGCCACTACGGGAGCGGGGTGCAGACATCCGCCTTCTGCTCGATCATTTCCTGAATCACTATACAAAAAAACAGGGAAAAAAAATCAATGGTTTTTCCGAACCGGCTCTGTCTGTTTTATTGAACTACAGTTATGAGGGCAATATCCGTGAACTGAAAAATATCATGGAATATGCCGTGAATGTGGCCCAGGGTACCAGGATCGAAGCAGATAATCTGCCGGCATACATCCAGGATCATGAACCCCACAATGTGACTTTGGAGATGCCTCACGCAGAAGACAGTCCGGAATATCCACCGATTTCTGAAACCCGCCAGACACTCCAATCAGGGCAGACCTGGACCTTAGTGCAACGACAGATGATCTTGGATGCGCTGAAAACCGCCCGGGGTAAAAAAAACAAGGCCGCGCAAATTCTTGGCATGAGCCGCAGTACCCTGTGGCGAAAAATTAAAGAGCTTCATATAGAGTAA
- a CDS encoding farnesyl diphosphate synthase: MSTFDLSGYLSRNRKLVDNALINIFDQFDRQRELIQAMTHSLMAGGKRVRPALALATAGAVGADPVIALPASCAIEMIHTYSLIHDDLPGMDNDDLRRGVPTCHKKFSEATAILAGDGLLTHAFNILAAPGSCFKVFPDAETRLLLVEKISAAAGVNGMVEGQMLDMQAEKNPENLPSDSEQALAHLKKIHRHKTGAMIEVSVASGAISAGADEDALNALGTYAQNIGLAFQVMDDILNVVGDPKIMGKAAGTDALHDKMTFPAILGLEESKAFSKQLVADALKALDNYKGKQFRENSEPLRAIAGYIINRNR, encoded by the coding sequence ATGAGCACCTTTGATCTTTCCGGCTATTTATCCCGGAACCGTAAACTTGTTGATAACGCCCTGATAAATATTTTTGATCAATTTGACAGGCAACGCGAGCTTATCCAGGCCATGACCCACTCTCTGATGGCCGGCGGCAAACGGGTCCGCCCTGCCCTGGCCCTGGCGACAGCCGGCGCTGTGGGTGCCGATCCGGTGATCGCCCTGCCCGCTTCCTGTGCCATTGAGATGATTCATACCTATTCCCTGATCCACGATGACCTGCCGGGTATGGATAATGATGATCTGCGCCGGGGCGTTCCCACCTGCCATAAAAAATTTTCCGAAGCCACCGCCATTTTGGCCGGAGACGGGCTTTTGACCCATGCGTTCAATATCCTTGCAGCGCCGGGATCCTGTTTCAAGGTTTTTCCCGACGCTGAAACCCGCCTTCTTCTGGTGGAAAAAATATCTGCGGCAGCCGGGGTTAATGGCATGGTGGAAGGCCAGATGCTTGATATGCAGGCTGAAAAAAATCCTGAAAATTTGCCTTCGGACAGCGAACAAGCCCTGGCCCATCTTAAGAAGATCCACCGTCATAAAACCGGTGCCATGATAGAGGTCAGTGTTGCTTCAGGGGCCATCAGTGCCGGTGCGGATGAAGATGCCTTAAATGCCCTGGGCACATATGCCCAAAATATCGGGTTGGCTTTCCAGGTCATGGACGATATTTTGAATGTGGTAGGCGATCCCAAAATCATGGGGAAAGCCGCAGGGACAGATGCCCTGCACGATAAAATGACCTTTCCCGCAATCCTTGGCCTTGAAGAATCCAAAGCCTTTTCAAAGCAGCTTGTGGCCGATGCCCTTAAGGCGTTGGACAATTACAAAGGAAAACAATTTAGAGAAAACAGCGAACCTTTACGCGCCATTGCCGGTTACATTATCAACCGGAACAGATGA